The following are from one region of the Dreissena polymorpha isolate Duluth1 chromosome 2, UMN_Dpol_1.0, whole genome shotgun sequence genome:
- the LOC127870372 gene encoding acetylcholine receptor subunit delta-like isoform X2 produces the protein MWDIQSTAAREVNTDESAIVFEIKLKRKPGFYIINVIVPVVLLSILNTFSFVLPITSGERASYSVTLFLSLAVFLTIVAASLPKNSDSVSLLSVYLILMTVASTLIVVLCLVEARFAARSTTEHHIDKGFLFVHKIAKVLRCKTCKRIQSVLPHDNTEENKSEAIVFEEVNWIDIVASMDVLLFIFFMTLTILGAFVIFAKAAGH, from the exons ATGTGGGACATTCAGTCCACAGCCGCCAG GGAAGTAAACACAGACGAATCAGCTATTGTGTTTGAGATCAAATTAAAACGGAAGCCTGGATTTTACATTATCAACGTAATCGTCCCAGTCGTTCTCTTGTCCATTCTAAACACGTTTTCGTTCGTACTACCAATCACGTCGGGTGAGCGTGCCAGCTACTCCGTTACGCTTTTCCTCTCACTGGCCGTGTTTCTAACCATCGTCGCCGCGTCATTGCCCAAGAATTCCGATAGCGTCTCCTTGCTGTCCGTTTACTTGATTCTTATGACGGTTGCAAGCACGTTAATTGTGGTTCTCTGTCTTGTGGAAGCGCGATTTGCTGCTCGGAGTACGACAGAACACCATATCGACAAAGGCTTCCTATTTGTCCATAAGATTGCCAAAGTACTAAGATGCAAGACATGCAAAAGAATACAATCGGTGTTGCCTCATGATAACACGGAAGAAAACAAATCTGAAGCAATCGTGTTTGAAGAAGTCAACTGGATTGATATCGTGGCTTCAATGGATGTTCTGCTGTTTATATTCTTTATGACATTGACTATATTGGGTGCGTTTGTTATTTTTGCAAAAGCCGCAGGTCACTGA
- the LOC127870372 gene encoding neuronal acetylcholine receptor subunit beta-2-like isoform X1, which yields MFTTFYDVQRYFKVLESTCEVEIRNFPFDVQTCNLKFTAWSYTKTDVDINRGGENIILSDYVPNSMWDIQSTAAREVNTDESAIVFEIKLKRKPGFYIINVIVPVVLLSILNTFSFVLPITSGERASYSVTLFLSLAVFLTIVAASLPKNSDSVSLLSVYLILMTVASTLIVVLCLVEARFAARSTTEHHIDKGFLFVHKIAKVLRCKTCKRIQSVLPHDNTEENKSEAIVFEEVNWIDIVASMDVLLFIFFMTLTILGAFVIFAKAAGH from the exons ATGTTTACTACTTTTTACGATGTCCAGCGTTATTTTAAGGTGCTCGAGTCAACATGTGAAGTAGAAATTCGGAATTTTCCATTCGACGTCCAAACGTGTAATTTGAAGTTTACTGCATGGAGTTATACAAAGACAGATGTTGACATTAATCGAGGTGGGGAAAACATCATTTTGTCCGATTACGTGCCAAATAGTATGTGGGACATTCAGTCCACAGCCGCCAG GGAAGTAAACACAGACGAATCAGCTATTGTGTTTGAGATCAAATTAAAACGGAAGCCTGGATTTTACATTATCAACGTAATCGTCCCAGTCGTTCTCTTGTCCATTCTAAACACGTTTTCGTTCGTACTACCAATCACGTCGGGTGAGCGTGCCAGCTACTCCGTTACGCTTTTCCTCTCACTGGCCGTGTTTCTAACCATCGTCGCCGCGTCATTGCCCAAGAATTCCGATAGCGTCTCCTTGCTGTCCGTTTACTTGATTCTTATGACGGTTGCAAGCACGTTAATTGTGGTTCTCTGTCTTGTGGAAGCGCGATTTGCTGCTCGGAGTACGACAGAACACCATATCGACAAAGGCTTCCTATTTGTCCATAAGATTGCCAAAGTACTAAGATGCAAGACATGCAAAAGAATACAATCGGTGTTGCCTCATGATAACACGGAAGAAAACAAATCTGAAGCAATCGTGTTTGAAGAAGTCAACTGGATTGATATCGTGGCTTCAATGGATGTTCTGCTGTTTATATTCTTTATGACATTGACTATATTGGGTGCGTTTGTTATTTTTGCAAAAGCCGCAGGTCACTGA